From one Ignavibacteria bacterium genomic stretch:
- a CDS encoding magnesium transporter CorA family protein has protein sequence MIFIRQLHLNECKEPNIDTVLAKPPGEYSANETVWIDMQDPTADETAMILTGWLGVHDLVVEDIAHSALSDSHGGWKMHPPKAEQFDDYLFLIYRTIELPKHLSTDSHHTLIDRLLQAQINIVLNKGVFVTIHIGSLNSVDTVRQSIDKNPQLLQRGPDFLAAMVADAAVKHLIAVHDSIISRLSELERLVLKSTAERIVLRLQRMKRHLLQYRMAIVHMNEMMQRLSRGDYKYVDIQEAAYFRDVYDNTILAEEQIELLREEIKGLIDLHFSISQSRLNEIMRRLTALGTIFLPVMTIASWYGMNFVHMPELEFWWTYPAITLFVTLTVVVLFVFFKRRGWLD, from the coding sequence ATGATCTTCATACGTCAGCTACATTTAAACGAATGTAAGGAACCGAACATAGATACGGTCCTGGCAAAACCGCCGGGAGAGTACTCCGCCAACGAGACAGTATGGATTGACATGCAGGATCCAACTGCCGACGAAACGGCAATGATCCTTACCGGATGGCTGGGCGTTCATGATCTGGTGGTGGAAGATATTGCACACTCCGCCTTGTCAGACTCTCATGGTGGCTGGAAGATGCATCCTCCGAAGGCGGAACAGTTTGATGATTACCTGTTCCTCATCTACCGGACAATTGAGCTTCCCAAACACCTCAGTACCGATAGCCATCATACACTCATCGATAGACTTCTGCAGGCCCAGATAAATATCGTGCTGAATAAGGGCGTGTTTGTAACCATACACATCGGATCGCTGAATTCGGTTGATACTGTGCGCCAGTCCATTGACAAAAATCCGCAGTTACTGCAGCGCGGACCTGACTTCCTTGCTGCAATGGTTGCCGATGCAGCCGTAAAACACCTGATTGCCGTTCATGACAGCATTATCAGCCGGCTGTCAGAGCTTGAACGACTTGTGCTGAAATCAACTGCAGAGCGCATAGTTCTTCGGCTTCAGCGCATGAAACGTCACCTGCTTCAGTACCGCATGGCCATCGTTCACATGAATGAAATGATGCAGCGCCTGTCACGCGGTGATTATAAATATGTTGATATTCAGGAGGCCGCCTACTTCAGAGATGTGTACGACAACACCATCCTGGCAGAAGAACAGATCGAGCTGTTACGAGAAGAGATTAAGGGGCTTATCGATTTGCACTTCTCAATTTCGCAGTCACGGCTGAATGAAATCATGCGCAGGCTTACCGCTCTTGGCACGATTTTTCTGCCGGTAATGACAATTGCCAGCTGGTACGGAATGAATTTTGTACACATGCCGGAGCTTGAGTTCTGGTGGACGTATCCTGCAATCACGCTTTTTGTCACGCTTACGGTTGTTGTTTTATTTGTGTTCTTCAAACGTCGGGGCTGGCTTGATTAA
- the rlmD gene encoding 23S rRNA (uracil(1939)-C(5))-methyltransferase RlmD, with translation MARRKISADTEHIEIEVHGMSSEGVSVGRADGVVYFVQGALPGENVTARIRRRHRRYVEAEAVLLHSTSPVRVQPPCEHFGVCGGCSWQHCNYDEQVRWKHQQVQDALQRIGGFHEVQYRVPIGSEHQYGYRNKMEFSFSSSAWLTTAEIESGREFDRSFALGLHVKGRFDKVRNISQCLIQGSTANTLLSAVHSIPGLRSVPAYNQRSHEGFLRHLTIRTSRASGAVLGILTTTTPQGDDEQRIVNEFLGLLQLLPPDSGLLHTINDTRSPVATGIITATAGRPFLEENVLGITYRISPFSFFQTNSRQTEVLVQAALDAAGITTQDVVWDLYCGTGSISLPAARQGRAVIGLELVQSAVTDARQNAVLNKITNAEFYALDLHSKGALASLAQYPKPDTLIVDPPRSGMHPQIVEHISALRPPRVSYVSCNPATLARDLAMLQPLYSLEWVQTIDMFPQTSHVEAVACLRLAD, from the coding sequence ATGGCACGCAGGAAAATATCCGCAGACACAGAACACATCGAAATTGAAGTACACGGCATGAGCTCTGAGGGCGTAAGCGTGGGCCGAGCTGACGGCGTTGTGTACTTTGTGCAGGGGGCTTTGCCGGGCGAGAACGTTACGGCTCGTATTCGCAGGCGTCACCGGCGGTATGTAGAAGCCGAGGCTGTATTGCTCCACTCTACGTCACCGGTGCGCGTTCAGCCACCCTGTGAGCACTTCGGCGTCTGCGGCGGTTGTTCGTGGCAGCATTGTAACTATGATGAACAGGTCCGGTGGAAACACCAGCAGGTGCAGGATGCATTGCAGCGAATAGGCGGATTTCATGAGGTGCAGTATCGGGTGCCGATTGGGTCAGAACACCAATATGGCTATCGTAATAAAATGGAGTTTTCGTTTTCTTCCTCCGCATGGCTTACAACTGCCGAAATCGAGTCAGGCAGGGAATTCGACCGCAGTTTTGCACTTGGACTTCATGTGAAGGGACGGTTTGACAAAGTCCGCAACATCTCACAGTGCCTAATCCAGGGCAGTACAGCCAACACATTGCTTAGTGCGGTGCATTCCATTCCGGGTCTCCGATCAGTCCCTGCGTATAATCAGCGCAGTCACGAGGGCTTCCTCCGGCATCTTACAATCAGAACCAGCCGGGCATCCGGAGCCGTTCTGGGTATCCTGACCACAACCACGCCGCAGGGTGACGATGAGCAGCGTATAGTGAACGAGTTTTTGGGTCTTCTACAGCTGTTGCCTCCGGATTCCGGTTTGCTTCACACCATAAACGATACCCGCAGTCCGGTTGCAACTGGTATTATTACGGCAACGGCAGGCCGACCCTTTCTTGAAGAAAATGTACTTGGTATTACCTACCGCATTAGTCCGTTTTCATTTTTTCAGACCAACAGCAGGCAAACCGAAGTGCTGGTTCAAGCCGCTCTGGATGCAGCAGGTATCACCACGCAGGATGTAGTTTGGGATCTGTATTGCGGTACGGGTTCGATTAGCCTGCCGGCAGCACGGCAGGGAAGGGCTGTAATCGGTTTGGAACTGGTGCAGAGTGCGGTGACTGATGCCAGACAGAATGCGGTGCTAAATAAAATTACTAATGCTGAGTTTTATGCTCTCGATCTGCATTCGAAAGGGGCTTTGGCATCCCTGGCACAATATCCCAAACCGGATACTCTTATCGTTGATCCGCCCCGGTCCGGTATGCACCCCCAGATTGTTGAACACATTTCTGCATTACGTCCTCCGCGTGTTAGTTACGTTAGCTGTAATCCCGCAACTCTTGCGCGTGACCTTGCCATGCTGCAGCCTTTGTACAGCCTTGAATGGGTGCAAACAATTGATATGTTCCCGCAGACGTCGCACGTTGAGGCAGTTGCGTGCCTGCGGTTGGCGGATTAA
- a CDS encoding S8 family serine peptidase: MMVKLLSVILLAVCLNNTLHAAQSVVVRFADTLVARTWMAQGRKGPVSQLTSLIGAHTTRPYVSDAVIRAVHKHMGYSLQVEQLLSTHTVPEAIRRLPLLCVIDYKDPVPPHILAGKLHNHTYFDFIEPLPQYQLADLPSDPYVAEQYYLPLIRAFQAWDSLPPSAAPVIVGIVDTGVDTAHVDLKGSIARNTGETGTDETGRDKRFNGKDDDGNGFVDDWFGWDFVGADGASPDNTPLPGNSHGTHVAGIVAAQVNNSIGIAGVAKNVTVLPIKVGRDSPFSRNVENTAEALLYAAAAGCNIINCSFGSASASFADADIVQAVTAMGALIVAAAGNDGTDQAFYPAAHPEVLSVAATDSSDRRAYFSNTHRSVDVAAPGVHIFSTMPNNTFDYQDGTSMASPVAAGVAALALSAHPALKPAQLHSLLKANTINIDKLNPGFEGKLGAGRIDALNAVRFANSRYAEVVKTVIVNANGSDLIEPLDTVHLHVAVTAPLDTLKSVRVEVVPDSSQFVSTVSVTTAVAGLIASGDTVTINDPFVISLPKQLPVNGKLQVVIRVYDGNDIVGTAIASATVNPSYRTINGNNLKLTVTNTGTLGFNDYSENVQGVGFCWNNQPTLLFEMALMIGVSPTYLPNAARGADTRYRDYSFIGTSPVTVTTNSDSATLKAETTFSDDNDRYNLGLNINHTVIQNTSDSLRDCAIITYTITNTSDTVLRNVYAASFMDWDLGTNGEDDGVAWDQQRGMAIVQNTTDPELPTVCVAMASDLPVNFTAIDNAGTNAVPGIYDNFLRSEKWLFMSSGKFRTNSSVTDISMTLGGGPFTLQPNESQQIVYVIGVGSALRLASEATESGRNYAAELGLNAKRYVAENESDRIDYVINGPFVSAANPVNVAFSLLAPSSTRIEVYDLLGNLLKISPETEILPAGSHHTQISIPDTASGTCFIVLRTVRGITACPVQVLH; the protein is encoded by the coding sequence ATGATGGTAAAACTCCTCTCGGTTATTCTGCTCGCTGTATGCCTGAACAATACTCTCCATGCTGCCCAGAGCGTTGTAGTACGCTTTGCCGACACGTTGGTTGCCCGTACCTGGATGGCGCAGGGACGCAAGGGGCCGGTTTCACAACTTACATCGCTGATCGGAGCCCACACAACCCGTCCGTACGTGTCCGATGCCGTGATTCGCGCCGTGCATAAACACATGGGATATTCACTGCAGGTAGAGCAGCTTCTAAGCACCCATACCGTTCCGGAAGCAATACGACGTTTGCCCTTGCTGTGCGTTATTGACTACAAGGATCCGGTGCCACCCCATATACTTGCCGGTAAGTTGCATAACCATACATATTTTGACTTTATCGAGCCACTGCCACAATACCAGCTGGCGGACCTGCCGTCCGATCCCTATGTTGCCGAACAGTACTACCTTCCGTTGATTCGGGCGTTCCAGGCCTGGGACTCACTCCCTCCTTCTGCAGCTCCCGTCATCGTTGGAATTGTGGATACGGGAGTAGATACTGCACATGTAGACCTGAAGGGATCAATTGCACGGAATACGGGCGAAACCGGTACTGATGAAACGGGGAGAGATAAAAGGTTTAACGGTAAGGATGACGACGGGAATGGGTTTGTGGATGACTGGTTCGGGTGGGATTTTGTGGGTGCAGACGGGGCATCCCCCGATAATACGCCCCTTCCCGGCAATTCACATGGAACCCACGTTGCCGGTATCGTTGCAGCCCAGGTTAATAACAGCATTGGAATCGCCGGGGTGGCTAAAAATGTTACAGTCCTCCCAATTAAAGTAGGGCGGGATTCTCCCTTTAGCAGAAACGTGGAAAATACTGCAGAGGCTCTCCTGTATGCTGCGGCTGCGGGCTGTAACATCATTAACTGTTCGTTTGGCAGTGCGTCGGCTTCGTTTGCCGATGCCGATATCGTACAGGCAGTAACAGCCATGGGTGCCCTGATTGTTGCCGCAGCCGGTAACGACGGGACCGATCAGGCGTTCTATCCTGCTGCTCACCCCGAGGTGCTGAGTGTGGCTGCTACCGATAGTTCCGACAGACGGGCCTACTTCTCAAATACTCACAGGTCTGTCGATGTTGCAGCACCGGGTGTACACATCTTTAGTACGATGCCAAATAATACGTTCGACTACCAGGATGGAACCAGCATGGCGTCACCGGTGGCTGCCGGCGTGGCTGCTCTGGCCCTAAGCGCGCATCCGGCACTAAAACCCGCACAACTGCATTCACTGCTGAAAGCAAATACAATTAATATCGACAAACTCAACCCGGGGTTCGAGGGCAAGTTGGGTGCCGGACGTATTGATGCCCTGAACGCTGTACGGTTTGCCAACTCCCGGTATGCCGAAGTCGTTAAGACGGTGATTGTGAATGCAAATGGTTCCGACCTGATCGAGCCATTGGATACCGTACACCTGCATGTTGCTGTTACGGCACCACTCGATACGCTGAAAAGCGTACGCGTAGAGGTAGTCCCCGATTCATCGCAGTTTGTGTCCACCGTGTCTGTTACAACAGCGGTGGCCGGACTCATTGCTTCGGGTGACACCGTCACCATAAATGATCCATTCGTGATTTCGCTTCCAAAGCAACTTCCTGTGAACGGCAAACTCCAGGTCGTAATCCGGGTGTACGATGGTAATGACATTGTTGGAACAGCCATTGCCTCGGCTACCGTAAACCCGTCGTACAGAACAATCAACGGGAATAACCTTAAACTTACGGTTACCAATACCGGAACACTGGGATTTAACGACTATTCCGAAAACGTACAGGGTGTAGGATTCTGTTGGAATAACCAGCCAACCCTACTGTTCGAAATGGCACTGATGATAGGCGTTTCACCCACCTACCTGCCTAACGCCGCACGCGGTGCCGACACCCGGTACCGAGATTATTCGTTTATCGGCACCAGCCCTGTCACCGTTACAACCAACAGCGATTCGGCTACCCTGAAGGCAGAAACCACGTTCTCGGATGATAACGATCGATATAATCTTGGTCTGAATATTAACCATACAGTGATTCAGAATACGTCTGACAGTTTACGTGACTGCGCAATTATCACCTACACCATCACCAATACGTCCGACACCGTTCTACGAAACGTTTATGCGGCATCGTTTATGGACTGGGATCTTGGCACAAACGGAGAGGACGATGGTGTAGCCTGGGATCAGCAGCGTGGTATGGCTATCGTTCAGAATACAACCGATCCGGAATTACCCACGGTATGCGTTGCCATGGCCTCGGATCTTCCGGTTAATTTTACTGCTATCGACAATGCAGGCACCAATGCCGTACCAGGTATCTACGACAACTTTCTGCGTTCCGAGAAGTGGCTGTTTATGTCGAGCGGCAAATTCCGGACAAACAGCTCGGTTACAGATATCAGTATGACGCTGGGCGGCGGACCGTTTACGCTGCAGCCGAATGAATCACAGCAGATTGTGTACGTTATCGGCGTTGGGAGTGCTCTGCGCCTGGCATCAGAAGCTACCGAAAGCGGGAGGAATTACGCAGCTGAGCTTGGCCTAAACGCAAAACGGTATGTAGCTGAAAATGAGTCGGACCGGATTGATTACGTTATAAACGGACCCTTTGTGTCGGCCGCCAACCCGGTAAACGTGGCGTTCTCCCTGCTGGCCCCGTCATCCACACGCATCGAAGTTTATGATCTTCTCGGTAATCTGCTCAAGATTTCGCCGGAAACAGAAATCCTGCCGGCAGGTTCGCATCACACCCAGATTTCAATTCCGGATACAGCATCGGGTACCTGCTTTATCGTACTGCGCACCGTACGCGGCATCACTGCTTGTCCGGTGCAGGTGTTGCATTAA
- a CDS encoding 30S ribosomal protein S1, which produces MSDTNNALGNTEASEHNEPTSPVEGVAPVLTDLPSSQPADGPAAADETPAESVDGSTADTQPQAAPAPPATPAAAAKPIIQATPTITTPQIVGQLSAEEFAKMQEDEKKRREEERERKEHEKKVREAAFAKLSEYKNNNEAFSVTIAERVKGGLRCDFEGLRVFLPASHFSAKKNTTEAELNEAVGSSVSVKIHDLQNDENGLITAVVSRRDILLHELWDSIVPGSIHDAVVSSVVPFGAFVNIGGVEGLIHISQLSKTRIATADEVVKKGDKIKVTVLEVDKEKKKLSLSHKEHEADPWSSVADVFKIGTVVKGIVRRITDFGAYIQVASRVEGLLRASELSWTRRIKHPSDVLTVGQEIEVVILELNLDKHQMALGYKQIQPNPWNDIESKLPVGTNIKGIVQKVTPQGAVVRLLDEFDGFMPRSKMGPLKQGAKAPFEVNSEIECCVVDLNAASASVIIAALDADGTPFSGGSRGGSVHEGGSRHRDSQAGTKHTEPAASGVTIGDLLRETDKSKLNS; this is translated from the coding sequence ATGTCTGACACCAACAACGCCCTCGGCAACACCGAGGCTTCTGAACACAATGAGCCAACATCCCCCGTTGAGGGAGTCGCTCCGGTTTTAACCGATTTACCTTCTTCACAACCGGCTGATGGCCCCGCAGCAGCAGACGAAACCCCGGCTGAATCCGTTGACGGGAGTACTGCCGACACTCAGCCGCAGGCCGCTCCGGCACCGCCTGCCACCCCGGCAGCAGCGGCAAAGCCCATTATTCAGGCTACACCAACAATCACGACACCACAGATTGTGGGACAGCTTTCTGCTGAAGAGTTTGCAAAAATGCAGGAAGATGAAAAGAAACGTCGTGAAGAAGAACGTGAGCGTAAAGAGCACGAGAAGAAAGTACGTGAAGCCGCATTTGCTAAGCTTTCTGAGTATAAAAACAATAACGAAGCATTCAGTGTTACCATTGCTGAGCGCGTAAAAGGTGGTCTCCGGTGCGACTTTGAAGGGTTGCGCGTTTTCCTCCCGGCTTCGCACTTTTCGGCAAAGAAAAACACAACCGAGGCTGAACTCAACGAGGCAGTAGGTTCGTCGGTCAGCGTGAAAATTCACGACCTGCAGAATGACGAGAATGGGTTGATAACAGCCGTTGTAAGCCGACGTGACATTCTGCTCCATGAGCTGTGGGATTCCATTGTCCCCGGCTCCATTCATGATGCCGTTGTCAGCTCTGTTGTGCCGTTCGGTGCCTTTGTTAATATTGGCGGTGTGGAAGGTCTGATTCACATTTCCCAGTTGTCGAAAACCAGGATTGCAACCGCTGATGAGGTTGTTAAGAAAGGTGACAAGATAAAGGTGACCGTTTTGGAGGTTGACAAGGAAAAGAAAAAACTTTCACTCAGCCATAAAGAACACGAAGCAGATCCGTGGTCCAGCGTTGCGGATGTGTTTAAGATTGGTACCGTAGTAAAAGGTATTGTGCGGCGTATTACTGATTTTGGTGCATACATTCAGGTGGCATCCCGTGTAGAGGGACTGCTTAGAGCGTCGGAGCTTTCGTGGACACGTCGTATTAAACATCCGTCTGACGTTCTCACCGTGGGCCAGGAAATCGAAGTCGTTATTCTTGAACTGAACCTGGACAAGCATCAGATGGCGCTGGGGTACAAGCAAATCCAGCCCAACCCTTGGAACGACATCGAGTCAAAGCTTCCGGTTGGAACCAACATCAAGGGCATTGTCCAAAAAGTTACCCCTCAGGGGGCTGTGGTCAGATTGCTTGACGAGTTTGACGGTTTCATGCCGCGAAGCAAGATGGGTCCGCTAAAGCAAGGCGCAAAAGCACCGTTCGAGGTGAATTCCGAAATTGAGTGTTGCGTTGTTGACCTTAATGCTGCTTCGGCCTCGGTAATCATTGCTGCTCTGGATGCCGACGGGACTCCGTTTTCCGGTGGCTCGCGCGGTGGCAGCGTCCACGAGGGTGGTTCCCGTCACCGCGATTCGCAGGCTGGAACCAAGCACACCGAGCCCGCCGCCTCAGGGGTAACCATTGGCGACCTGCTCCGCGAAACCGATAAGTCAAAGCTTAACAGTTAA
- the rpsF gene encoding 30S ribosomal protein S6 → MGIRRSYETTYIINAVLEDAEIEAVIQRVNSFITDQGGKIVEENQWGRRRLAYPIEKKYNGFYVHSVFELDADVLPQLERYFNLEESIMRHLTMQFDSKLHEFRKVRAEAQAARAAQMAEESKAASNGFKKSDEFEDIEIGEE, encoded by the coding sequence ATGGGAATCCGCCGGTCGTACGAAACGACCTATATCATCAATGCTGTGCTGGAGGATGCCGAAATTGAAGCAGTCATTCAGCGTGTTAATTCCTTTATCACCGACCAGGGTGGCAAAATCGTTGAAGAAAACCAGTGGGGCAGACGGCGTCTGGCCTATCCTATCGAGAAGAAGTACAATGGCTTCTATGTTCACTCTGTTTTTGAATTAGATGCCGACGTCCTTCCCCAGCTCGAACGTTACTTCAATCTGGAGGAAAGCATCATGCGCCACCTTACGATGCAGTTCGACAGCAAGCTGCATGAGTTCCGTAAAGTGCGAGCAGAAGCTCAGGCAGCCCGTGCTGCACAAATGGCTGAAGAAAGTAAGGCTGCATCCAACGGTTTTAAAAAATCTGATGAATTCGAGGATATCGAAATAGGAGAGGAATGA
- a CDS encoding 50S ribosomal protein L9 yields the protein MKVILRQNVETLGDIGDIVTVKPGYARNFLIPRQLAYVATPGAIKALDTEKAQYAVKMEKTKMAAEHMAAQLAELQITIPMQVGDEGRLFGSVTNQMIAQELELRGFKVDRRNVMIEEQIKTLGIFEVHVRLHTEIIAPLKVWVIAQD from the coding sequence ATGAAAGTAATATTACGACAAAACGTTGAGACCCTGGGCGATATAGGTGACATTGTAACCGTTAAACCCGGCTATGCCCGGAATTTCCTCATCCCACGGCAACTGGCCTACGTAGCCACACCCGGAGCAATTAAGGCACTGGATACCGAAAAAGCACAGTATGCTGTTAAGATGGAGAAAACCAAAATGGCTGCCGAGCACATGGCTGCGCAGCTTGCTGAACTTCAGATTACCATACCAATGCAGGTTGGCGATGAAGGACGTCTGTTCGGCTCCGTTACGAATCAAATGATTGCACAGGAACTTGAACTGCGTGGTTTTAAAGTTGATCGCCGCAATGTGATGATTGAAGAACAAATTAAGACTCTGGGCATTTTTGAAGTTCATGTTAGACTTCATACCGAAATCATTGCTCCGCTTAAGGTTTGGGTTATTGCCCAGGACTAA
- a CDS encoding TIGR01777 family protein: MRFVLVGGSGYLGTLLSERFTADGHQVVNISRSGQGTRTAQGFTYGHLQPQCEGAAAVINLAGSNLGRGRWTAERRHEHITSRVESTKLVVNAISQCTIKPALINVSGSHYYGNTLVPTNEAMGHGQSFLANLCVQWEAEAMKANAFTRVAIMRVGMILDSSYGALPAMAKTMRLFLGGPMGKGTQFIPWIHKTDAVEAFMWAATSDAFGPYNIAAPQSVTFREFTATLGRVLHRPSWFRIPELPLRMMIGRMAELMVEGQNLVPMRLNNPHFSFRYPALQDALTNLLGS, encoded by the coding sequence ATGCGCTTTGTTTTAGTAGGTGGATCAGGATACCTGGGCACCCTGCTGTCAGAACGATTTACTGCCGACGGACATCAGGTTGTTAACATTTCACGGAGCGGACAAGGCACCCGGACTGCTCAGGGCTTTACCTATGGTCACCTTCAGCCACAGTGCGAAGGGGCTGCTGCCGTTATCAATCTGGCCGGAAGCAACTTAGGCAGGGGGCGCTGGACGGCCGAGCGGAGACATGAGCATATTACCAGCAGGGTTGAATCTACAAAGCTCGTTGTTAACGCAATCTCACAATGTACGATTAAACCGGCTCTGATTAACGTCTCGGGAAGCCATTATTATGGCAACACTCTTGTGCCGACGAATGAAGCAATGGGGCATGGACAGTCTTTCCTGGCAAATCTTTGCGTACAGTGGGAAGCCGAGGCAATGAAGGCTAATGCCTTTACCCGTGTAGCCATCATGAGAGTTGGAATGATACTGGATTCCAGTTATGGTGCCCTGCCGGCAATGGCAAAAACGATGCGGCTGTTCCTGGGAGGTCCGATGGGAAAGGGTACGCAGTTCATTCCCTGGATCCATAAAACCGATGCTGTGGAAGCCTTTATGTGGGCGGCTACGAGTGATGCTTTTGGTCCCTACAATATTGCGGCTCCGCAGTCTGTTACGTTTAGGGAGTTTACCGCAACATTGGGTCGTGTACTGCACCGCCCTTCCTGGTTTCGGATTCCGGAGTTGCCGCTGCGAATGATGATAGGAAGAATGGCTGAGCTGATGGTTGAAGGACAGAATCTGGTTCCGATGCGGCTCAATAATCCGCACTTTTCATTTAGGTATCCGGCGCTGCAGGATGCTCTGACGAATCTCCTCGGTTCGTAA
- the sucB gene encoding 2-oxoglutarate dehydrogenase, E2 component, dihydrolipoamide succinyltransferase, whose amino-acid sequence MNIEVVMPKMGESIQEGTILRWVKNVGDVVERDEVLLEISTDKVDTEVPSPAAGKIIELRANENDTVAVGAVIAVISSDANASVSAPAPAPAPAPAPAPVPAPAPAPTPTPTPAPAPAPAPAPAPAPAPARAPVATGSHGGTEVVMPKMGESIQEGTILRWVKKVGDTVERDEALLEISTDKVDTEVPSPAAGVLTEILYNEGDVVEVGKVIARLGGGSGATASAPAAAPASAPAAASAPAPAPAPVSAPAAAAPSVAAIAAAPTSVPRISGNRFYSPLVRSIASVEGVSVQELDALSGSGIEGRVTKADILGYIAQRGSGAVQPAPAARVSAAPAAPAPVSAQAGGTRVVYDAFPSIGIPVTDDIDVVPMDRVRQLIAEHMVRSKHTSPHVTSVAEADVTGIVKLRSKVQSKFLAAEGFKLTFTPFFGLAIVDAIREFPGINVSVDGKNILQHKKVHLGMATALPDGNLIVPVVKNADVMNLTGMARAMSDLAGRARSKKLSPDDISGGTITLTNVGAFGSLFGTPVINQPQTAIIGVGAITKRPVVREVDGEDLIVIRSMMYISITYDHRVIDGSLATQAVAAMVRSLERMNEQNITI is encoded by the coding sequence GTGAATATCGAAGTGGTTATGCCCAAAATGGGTGAAAGCATACAGGAAGGAACAATACTTCGTTGGGTAAAGAACGTCGGCGATGTTGTAGAACGCGATGAGGTTCTACTCGAGATTAGCACCGACAAGGTAGATACCGAGGTGCCGTCGCCTGCTGCGGGTAAAATCATAGAGCTCCGTGCTAACGAAAACGACACTGTGGCTGTTGGAGCTGTTATTGCCGTGATTTCCTCCGATGCGAATGCCTCGGTATCTGCACCTGCGCCTGCACCTGCGCCTGCACCTGCGCCTGCACCAGTGCCAGCACCAGCACCAGCACCTACACCTACACCTACACCAGCACCAGCACCAGCACCAGCACCAGCACCAGCACCAGCACCAGCACCAGCACGTGCACCTGTAGCAACAGGCTCGCACGGTGGTACTGAGGTGGTTATGCCCAAGATGGGTGAAAGTATTCAGGAGGGAACAATACTCCGCTGGGTAAAAAAAGTTGGTGATACGGTGGAGCGCGATGAAGCTCTCCTGGAGATTAGTACTGATAAAGTTGATACCGAAGTACCGTCACCCGCTGCCGGTGTTCTGACAGAAATTTTATATAACGAGGGCGATGTTGTCGAGGTCGGAAAGGTAATTGCACGACTGGGCGGGGGCTCAGGAGCCACTGCGTCTGCACCGGCAGCAGCACCAGCATCGGCACCGGCAGCAGCATCTGCGCCTGCACCTGCACCTGCTCCGGTATCAGCTCCCGCTGCGGCAGCGCCATCGGTTGCTGCAATTGCTGCTGCTCCTACCTCGGTTCCCCGGATATCGGGAAACCGTTTCTACTCTCCGCTGGTGCGCAGTATAGCCAGTGTTGAAGGTGTTTCGGTACAGGAGCTTGACGCTTTAAGTGGTTCTGGTATCGAAGGGCGAGTAACCAAGGCAGATATTCTGGGATACATCGCGCAACGCGGAAGCGGAGCTGTACAGCCAGCACCCGCCGCACGTGTTAGTGCTGCACCGGCGGCACCGGCACCAGTTTCGGCTCAGGCAGGTGGAACGCGCGTTGTGTATGATGCCTTCCCAAGTATTGGCATTCCGGTAACGGATGATATTGATGTAGTGCCGATGGACAGGGTGCGTCAGCTTATCGCCGAACACATGGTCCGTTCAAAGCATACCTCACCGCACGTTACCAGTGTAGCCGAAGCCGATGTAACCGGCATCGTGAAACTTCGCAGCAAGGTACAAAGCAAATTCCTGGCAGCCGAAGGCTTCAAGCTTACATTCACGCCGTTCTTCGGTCTTGCAATTGTAGATGCCATTCGTGAGTTCCCCGGCATTAACGTGAGTGTTGATGGTAAGAATATCCTGCAGCACAAGAAGGTGCATCTTGGAATGGCAACAGCCTTGCCTGATGGTAATCTGATAGTGCCGGTTGTTAAGAATGCCGACGTTATGAATTTAACTGGCATGGCACGGGCAATGAGTGACCTTGCAGGACGTGCTCGCTCAAAGAAACTCTCGCCTGATGACATCTCGGGCGGAACCATTACGCTAACCAACGTTGGTGCCTTCGGATCACTGTTCGGAACACCGGTTATCAATCAGCCGCAAACAGCAATTATTGGTGTAGGTGCAATCACCAAACGTCCGGTTGTCCGCGAAGTTGACGGTGAAGACCTGATTGTAATCCGCAGCATGATGTACATCTCGATTACCTACGATCACCGTGTGATTGACGGCTCGCTGGCAACACAGGCCGTTGCTGCCATGGTGCGTTCGCTGGAACGCATGAATGAACAGAATATAACGATTTAA